The window GATTCGCCGGTCGCAATAATCTCTAACCCCTCTTTGAAACCGTTCGTCCAGTACCTGATGCAACGACGACTGCAGCAGAATCAGTTCCTCCTTTGTTGAATCGTCGGCATATCGTTTCAAAGTTTCGTCTACGGATTGGCGCAAGGCGCTTTCTTCCGATAGCAATTCTTCCAGGTGATCTTTCCTGTCGCTCGCAGACCAAGTTTCAAACCAATTATTTGCCGAGCGCACAAGTTTCGCTCGCTCCTGTTGCAGAGTTTCAGAAAACGAAATGGGCATCATTGATGGATTTCCATGACAAACCGGCGAATTGAATTTTCTCTGGGGTGGTTATTATAGTCCGATGGCCGTAACCTGCGGCAACCGCTCAATTTTGGAGAAACAAACGATGACAAAACCTTACGATGTCGCTGTTTTCGGCGCAGGTGTTTTTGGCTCCTGGACGGCCCTTTGGCTAAGGCGCGCGGGGCTGAAAGTTGCTTTGATAGATGCTTACGGTGCGGCTCATAGCCGAGCGAGTTCCGGCGGCGAATCCCGAATCATCCGCATGGGTTATGGAGCCGACGAAATTTACACGCGCTGGTCGCACCGTTCATTGGGCTTGTGGCGAGAGTTGTTTGACGAAACTGGCAGGCCGGATTTGTTTCAACCGACCGGCGTGCTGTGGATGGCGCGAGAAAACGATCCATACAGTTTGGCGACGCGAACCACGCTGCAAACTGTCGGCATCAGATTTGAAGAGTTGCGGCGCGAAGAACTTGACCGCCGTTACCCGCAAATCAATTTCGGCGACATCAGTTGGGCAATCTACGAACCCGACAGCGGCGCGTTGCAGGCGCGAAGATCGGTTCAAACCGTCACTGAAACCTTTGTTCGCCAGGGCGGCGATTGGTTGATCAACGCGGCAACGCAACCCGTCGGATGCGGTCAACTCGGAGCAGTACAAACTTCCGACGGCGAAGAAATCAAAGCTGGAATTTTCGTGTTCGCCTGCGGCCCGTGGTTGCCAAAACTGTTTCCGGAACTGTTAGCCAATCGAATTCATCCGACGCGACAGGAAGTTTTCTTTTTTGGCTTGCCTGTCGGGGATACTCGATTTGCTGTGCCGCAAATGCCAACGTGGATTGATTTTGGCGCGGAATTTTATGGCTTGCCGGATATGGAACATCGCGGGTTCAAAGTCGCGCTGGATCGGCACGGCGCAGCCATTGACCCGGATTTGGCGGAGCGAACCACATCACCGGAATTGCTGAATGAAGTCAGAAGCTTTTTGGCTGAACGCTTTCCGGCATTGAAAAACGCGCCTGTCATTGAAACGCGCGTTTGCCAATATGAAAACACGTCGGACGGAAATTTCCTGATTGATCGCCACCCGAATTTTGACAACGTCTGGCTGGTCGGCGGCGGTTCCGGCCACGGGTTCAAACATGGCCCGGCGCTGGGTGAATCGGTCGCGGCGAAAATTATGAAAAACGGCGCGGTCGAACCTCGATTCAGTTTGGCGACAAAGGAAACCGTGCGACAACGATCTGTGTTTTGATGGATGGGAACTTTCCTCAGTGCGTAATTCGTATCTTCGCAATGTAGGAGGAAAGCATTATGAGAAATCCTGGGATAGCAGCGGTTTTGAGTTTGATCATTCCCGGCGTCGGCCAAATTTACAACGGCAAAATCTGGCGGGGAATTTTCTGGCTGATTATCACGCCCGGTTTCTGGATCGGAACCGGCGGGTTGCTGGGGTGGGTTTGCCATTTGATCGCGGCGTGGACGGCTTACAATTATGCCAAAGAGCATCCGTATCGAATGCTGGGAGCCACATCCATCAACAAACTCATCAATTGAATTCAGGCGCAATGAACAGCGTTTTTCCAAGCTGTTCATTGCGCCTTTTGCAGTTTAGCCTGCCTGAAGTGTTACACCTAAGGACAGACACATGTGTTATTGGTAATGTTGCTGTCGTTAATCAGAAACACAGGTGCAATCGGATTTGGTTTGAATCGAACGCTTCCACGGTTTTGCGGCGCGATAATGCAACGGTCGAGCGTCGCCGTCAGCTTTGCGTCTTCCAGTGTAACCAGACACGCTGTGCGCGTAACTTTGGCTTTGCCCATCACCGTAAATCCGCTCGGTCCGCACCGTATAAATTGGTAATCCCCTGTGAAGGAATTGAACCGCAGAATGTCGCCGTTCACATCATCCTGCATACAGACATCGAAGACCGTCACTTTGAAGCTGCAACTGACGGAATTCATTGCCGCATCAGTGGCTGTAATGGTCACGGTCGTCGTGCCCAGTGGGAAGCTGGTGCCAGAGGCTTTGGAAAACGTGACGCTGGTTGCGCATGCCGCGTCCACGATGGTTGGCGGCGGATAATTGACCACAACGCTTGTATCGCCAGGATTAGGTGTGATCGCAATCACGTCCGCCGGACACGTGATGGATTGCAACTGTTTGGCCGTGCCGGAAACTCCCACCATCAACGAAGCCATATCGGGATCATCGCTGGCGATGGTTAGGTTGCTGATTTTCAGACCTGTACTGGTTGGTGTGAAGTTCACTTGAAAATTGAACGACGTTCCGCAGGAAATCGTTTTGGGAAATCCTCCCATGGGTGGGACGACGGAAAATTGCGGGTCAGGTGAACTGATGGAAGTAATTGTCAAATCCCCGCCGCCATTGTTAGTAACCATCATATTCTGGCTGCTACTGGTTCCCACGCAGGTGTCGCTGAACGCCAGACTGGATGGCGCTTGAATATCCGGATCAAGCGTGACCCGGAAAAAGATTGGATCGTGGTTGGCAAAAGGACGACCGAAAGGAACTCCATTTCCCGTAAAGACCCCAAAAAATGTGTTGCCGACGGCCTTCAGTTGCTGGTAATCCCCCAGCACGCGTTGGCGTGAATTGCCACTGTCGGTTGCCACTGACAGGAACGTTGACAATGTGCGGTCAGTAAAGGTGGCTCCCTGATCCATGCTCATCGCCAAATGCCCTGAAAATACGGGAAAGCCGCTCATGCTCATGCCATCAAACGTCGTGTACAACACACCGACGACGCCGTTAGTTGTCACCGCCACCGAAGGCAATGCTGCCTGCACCTGACCGGTGACAAAGTTCTCTGCGCCGATGTTCAATCCGCCCGATCCGTTATCCGTCAATCGGCGGATGCTCAGCCGATTGTTTCCCGTTCCTGAATCGCGATTGCCATAAACGTAATACACATCTCCGTTGGTGGGGTCTACCGCAGCATGATCCACTCCGCCCAACAGCGCATTGACCGTTCCGAACTTTGCCGTGGGTTGCGTGCTATCTGCCGTCGCGACGACGATCCCTCCGGACATTCCATTCAGTCCCCAATTGGCGCCGCCGTCGGTCGAACGGTTGAGCATGAAGTTGATGTTTTTCGATCCGCCTGCTCCGCCACCATTAAAGCGTTGAAACAGGCTGTACACAGTTCCATTGCGCGGATCAACCGCCAGCCGATGGCCGGGATTGATTGAACCGGTTGAAGTCCCGGATTGATTGTCAGGGGTGAAGTTTGGCGGGTTGGAATTGCTGGCGACAGAAACCTGCATGTCCGGTCCGCCGCTGAAATCATCGTACGCGACGTATACATCGTCTTCGTCGGCCATCATGTCATCGCGGGTGACCTGCAACCAGGGCTGATCCGTGTTGTTGATTCCCGTCAAATTCGTCCGTTGCGTCACGCCGCCCATCAGAAACCAGGCCCACGAAAGCGCGTTGGCCGGATTGGTCGTTGTCCCGGTGAAAACATTCAAACTGCCCGAGCCGCCGATCAAAAACGTGATGGATAACCGGTTGCCGCGTCCGTAATCCACAACCTGATCACAAGGACACCCACCGGCAGCAATTCCCGGCGGCGATGGAATCGTGAATTGTTTCGTCCAGGTAGCGCCCGCGTCCGTGGAATGCCACAACGGCGCATTGGCTCCCCAACCTCCGGAAAACGCCGTTATCACCACTTCATTCGGATTGAGCGGGTTGACCGCAATGGTCGGTTCCGTATCGCCAAAAGTATCATTGGCGTTGAGCGTTGCGTCGGTATTGCTGACCACAACATCGCGGACGAAAAGCGGGGCGGAAGAAAGACATAAAGCCGCGGCTGATAATTCCATGCGGCGAGTTTGATCGCGTCGAATTCCAGGGGGCGCCGGAGTTGGTGTCGGAGTCGGCGTGGAAACAACTACGGGGTTTTTATCTTCAGGGATAGCCGGCCTTGTGTACGGGGTAAGGTCAGGTGGAAAGCTTATGGTTGATTCCTGAGTCTGTGCGGTGACCTCTTGAGGCTCGAATCTGAGCGGCAGGAGCAATACGCAGAACAGAACCAGTGCGATAACGACAAACAATGTGTAGCGTAACGGTTTCATCGGTTTTCTCCTTAGGCTGGTTGACCGTTTGAATGCTTGCGTTCCGTCAAGTTGGATAGTCAGTGGCTTTGGCGGGAGAGAAGTGTTTGAGCCAGAGGCGAATGAAACCGGCGGTCATGCGCAAGCGGAAAGTTGTTACATTCCTGTCAGGGTAGAGTAACAGTAATTTATGTTCTTTGAGAAAGAACCTGTCATGTAATGTGGTTTAACCACATATACTCTATTGACTGATGTGCTTTGGGATGCGCGGATTATAGCACTCGACTTACGGAGGGCAATAGTTTTTCCCGGTACGACCGCTCCGTTGCGTTAATAGTTGCCTCTGATAATTCGGTAAAGTTGTTCGTTAATGTGTTCCAGTTCGTAACGACGGCGAATCATCTCCAACCCAGCGGCTTCGCGGCTGTTTTCGCGCACGCCGGTTTGCCAGATTTCAGGATCGAAATCTACATATACTTCTCGACCCGCGTAAAAGAAATCGTCAATCGCTTTGTCCAATCGGGCGTCAGGCCATCCCGACCCAGGCGAGATTGTTAGCCAGTATGGTTGTACTCCAATGGCAGAGAAGTAATGAATCAATGGTGAGCGTTGGCCGACGATGAAGCCGGAATTCCATGGCAGCCGTTCGACTTTGGCAATGAAGCGCAGCGCCCCGTTCGCATTCCATTCGGCGCTGTAAAGCTCTTTGGCTTCATAATTCCAGGTGGCTTTGGTCAGGGCGATGAGGGACAAAAGAATTAAAGCGCCACGTAGCGGTCTTTGTTGAAGCAATTCCGCCAAACACCATCCGCTGACCGCTGCCAATCCCAACAAGCCTGTCAGCAAGTAGCGCGGATTCACCGGCAAATCGTGATTGGCCAGCAGCGCCAGATCAGCCAGCAATCCGCACAACCCGAACAACCACAACAACCGCAATTGTTGTTTCGCCGATAACCAAACCAGCGCGAGCGGCGACAGCATCGCGACTGTTGCGGAACAAATGAACGCGAACTTGCCGAAGAACCACAGATTGCGAATTGAAACTGGAAATCGCCGCCGCTCTTCCGCGCTCAGGTGATACCATTTCATTACGGCATCCAGATACAAATCACCTTCGCGTAAATACCAGAAAATCATCCCGCCGGCGGAAGCCAACGCCGTCAACACCAACGCCAAAACAATGAAGCGCCAATCCACCCGGTACACCCAAGCCGCGAGCGCAATAAATGGGAAGTAGAAAACCGCGAATTCGCGTACATTGGCGCTGAGGCCAATCAGGAAAGCCGCGATCAAAAACCCGGCCAACCGCCCAAGCCGCAAACTTCTAAGCATCCACGTCAGCGACCAGCTCAACATCAAAAAGCCCGGTATTTCGCTCATCGCACGTCCGCTGTAAGTGATGAAATACGGTGACGCTACAAAAATCAGCCCACCAAAAAATGCCGCCAGCCTGTTTGCCGAAAGCTCTTTGCATAAAGCGTAAATGCCCGTGATGGCAATTCCGGTTTGCGCAATGACGCCATAGCGCAACAGCAAATACGCGTGATCCGGTGTCCAATGAAACCAGCGATATGCCACCTGCCACAGCAGGTGGTTGTAAGCGAGAAATAACGCTCGTCCCAATCCGAGCACGGAATACTTTCCTTCGACAACGGCGCTGGTGTAATCGAATCCGTCCCAGTCGGAGATGAACCGGTCTTGATACTTCCATGCCAGCCACCATGAAATGCAGGCCAGTGGCAGCCAGAGGTAAAAGTCTTTTTTCCAGTCGTGTATTGTTGATTGGGAGTTGGGAGTTGGGAGTTGGGAGTTGGGAGTCAAATATTCAATAGTATTGGCAGTATTGGCGTTTAATTTGGGGCTGCTAGCTGGAAATCACCCTAATCTCCCAACTCCCAGCCCCTCACTTCTGATGTTAGCCTTTCGGCGCGTAATACCCTTTGCGATGACGAACCTTAAGGTCTTTCATTTCTTTTTCCGTCTTGGTCTTCAGCTTGACTTCGATTTTGCGAAAGCTGCCATCAGCGGCTTCGTTTTTTGGCTCATACGCCAAAAGGTATTGCTGGCGAAGGTCGTGTTCCAGTTGGGAAAACGCATCTTCCATTTCGCGGTTGCTTTTGGGAATGATGGCGCGTCCGCCCGTGGCATCACAAAGCTTTTTCAGTGCACCTTCGTCAATGCCGTATCGCCCGTGGTCGCCAATGCCAATGGCATAAATCACGGCTTCGGCTCTAAGCGCTTCGTCAATTGCGTCGCCAATTTTCATGCGGCTGGTGGTGTCTTCGCCGTCGGTGATCAAAATAATGGTTTTGCGCCCTGGTTGCCGGGCCAGCATATCGGCGCTGGTTGCCACAATCGCGTCGTACATGGAAGTTCCGCCTTGTCGCGACCGGCCATTGATCGGAGGCGTCGGCCCGCCAAACACGCCGACCGGCGGAGGAGCGACGAATTCAATCTGATCCAGGCCGCGCCGAATGCGCGCGGGGTTGGAGGTCAAATCCTGCATGACAGTCGTTTCACCTTCGAACTTCAAAAC is drawn from Acidobacteriota bacterium and contains these coding sequences:
- a CDS encoding glycosyltransferase family 39 protein, with product MTPNSQLPTPNSQSTIHDWKKDFYLWLPLACISWWLAWKYQDRFISDWDGFDYTSAVVEGKYSVLGLGRALFLAYNHLLWQVAYRWFHWTPDHAYLLLRYGVIAQTGIAITGIYALCKELSANRLAAFFGGLIFVASPYFITYSGRAMSEIPGFLMLSWSLTWMLRSLRLGRLAGFLIAAFLIGLSANVREFAVFYFPFIALAAWVYRVDWRFIVLALVLTALASAGGMIFWYLREGDLYLDAVMKWYHLSAEERRRFPVSIRNLWFFGKFAFICSATVAMLSPLALVWLSAKQQLRLLWLFGLCGLLADLALLANHDLPVNPRYLLTGLLGLAAVSGWCLAELLQQRPLRGALILLSLIALTKATWNYEAKELYSAEWNANGALRFIAKVERLPWNSGFIVGQRSPLIHYFSAIGVQPYWLTISPGSGWPDARLDKAIDDFFYAGREVYVDFDPEIWQTGVRENSREAAGLEMIRRRYELEHINEQLYRIIRGNY
- a CDS encoding VWA domain-containing protein produces the protein MKQSDKITILSLAMAVLVATAIALAPVVTVSAQQEKKQAQQKPQKKEEEQQTIKIGTQLVNVLFSVQDKQNRYLNDLKQEDVEILENGQPQDIFAFKKEFDLPLTMAILVDVSGSEQYTLPLLKEAGGRFVDSVIRFGKDTAAVLKFEGETTVMQDLTSNPARIRRGLDQIEFVAPPPVGVFGGPTPPINGRSRQGGTSMYDAIVATSADMLARQPGRKTIILITDGEDTTSRMKIGDAIDEALRAEAVIYAIGIGDHGRYGIDEGALKKLCDATGGRAIIPKSNREMEDAFSQLEHDLRQQYLLAYEPKNEAADGSFRKIEVKLKTKTEKEMKDLKVRHRKGYYAPKG
- a CDS encoding choice-of-anchor D domain-containing protein, which encodes MKPLRYTLFVVIALVLFCVLLLPLRFEPQEVTAQTQESTISFPPDLTPYTRPAIPEDKNPVVVSTPTPTPTPAPPGIRRDQTRRMELSAAALCLSSAPLFVRDVVVSNTDATLNANDTFGDTEPTIAVNPLNPNEVVITAFSGGWGANAPLWHSTDAGATWTKQFTIPSPPGIAAGGCPCDQVVDYGRGNRLSITFLIGGSGSLNVFTGTTTNPANALSWAWFLMGGVTQRTNLTGINNTDQPWLQVTRDDMMADEDDVYVAYDDFSGGPDMQVSVASNSNPPNFTPDNQSGTSTGSINPGHRLAVDPRNGTVYSLFQRFNGGGAGGSKNINFMLNRSTDGGANWGLNGMSGGIVVATADSTQPTAKFGTVNALLGGVDHAAVDPTNGDVYYVYGNRDSGTGNNRLSIRRLTDNGSGGLNIGAENFVTGQVQAALPSVAVTTNGVVGVLYTTFDGMSMSGFPVFSGHLAMSMDQGATFTDRTLSTFLSVATDSGNSRQRVLGDYQQLKAVGNTFFGVFTGNGVPFGRPFANHDPIFFRVTLDPDIQAPSSLAFSDTCVGTSSSQNMMVTNNGGGDLTITSISSPDPQFSVVPPMGGFPKTISCGTSFNFQVNFTPTSTGLKISNLTIASDDPDMASLMVGVSGTAKQLQSITCPADVIAITPNPGDTSVVVNYPPPTIVDAACATSVTFSKASGTSFPLGTTTVTITATDAAMNSVSCSFKVTVFDVCMQDDVNGDILRFNSFTGDYQFIRCGPSGFTVMGKAKVTRTACLVTLEDAKLTATLDRCIIAPQNRGSVRFKPNPIAPVFLINDSNITNNTCVCP
- a CDS encoding FAD-dependent oxidoreductase; this encodes MTKPYDVAVFGAGVFGSWTALWLRRAGLKVALIDAYGAAHSRASSGGESRIIRMGYGADEIYTRWSHRSLGLWRELFDETGRPDLFQPTGVLWMARENDPYSLATRTTLQTVGIRFEELRREELDRRYPQINFGDISWAIYEPDSGALQARRSVQTVTETFVRQGGDWLINAATQPVGCGQLGAVQTSDGEEIKAGIFVFACGPWLPKLFPELLANRIHPTRQEVFFFGLPVGDTRFAVPQMPTWIDFGAEFYGLPDMEHRGFKVALDRHGAAIDPDLAERTTSPELLNEVRSFLAERFPALKNAPVIETRVCQYENTSDGNFLIDRHPNFDNVWLVGGGSGHGFKHGPALGESVAAKIMKNGAVEPRFSLATKETVRQRSVF